One Drosophila subobscura isolate 14011-0131.10 chromosome U, UCBerk_Dsub_1.0, whole genome shotgun sequence DNA window includes the following coding sequences:
- the LOC117902468 gene encoding uncharacterized protein LOC117902468, with protein sequence MQAAMDTAAMAIAVGVGGSSSSGPGSSSSSGSSSSSGYGSATTTPTTPLGSGGGGGGHYEASPTSMPMATIATVAPFYSEALTSLDAQQRQQQQQQQQHLQQQQQQQNQSHFYHQNYGYGNSLPLSAPLDAAAYNAYSGAYNAYSSGAAASSSGGSNSFQGGARYEKLAPSSGSKYSGGSAAIGGATAGGAAMKPQAAATPFYAQPLGQAGSSASGGGGGGPYMMNTNHPYDPYKYKMPAQAAAPPPQTHQSMVQASNQPTAAVGQPQYGHGLAMNPSQKQQQQQQQMQVQQQQQQFTQLEANYAAIKPNSRYQSMPPSQVPYGTPPGATSASGGMPGNATGTPYYDKYGVMPMPPMYPTNGGLPPMYTPPELVGESAYRKSGSSCHWSVDYNAANCRTLPPVAAAPSSSYHHPHPGGVPGGGGAPPGALPPSNEMYYGAGKYDKYGNPVANPYASNPYATSMGQPPYGAAAARNMWTETPAQPNPRQNCCSQAAYPQQSCYYPRGNVPAAQQQQQQPQYPVSGATKLKHPLTSDLYAPYDPAPPPTQLGYGYGTSQQVGGATASNINPNQRYVAPPLNMGMGMGMGMGMSMGMGMGMGMAMDPSMSSAGGGNYYNDLNLNLNSLESYVPQVPPQMQPQQTHRGPYQEYRKRSAPAPAAGNCYLGQQAGSAAGPLNGALTNLEAHVDSYVGYNLHATTSNSHYSMEPAKTSPQTCNIRDFLATWNDDEDEAAAEPQTTAVALVAPTVPSNFMYESLPPSGPQATAVPVDHQAAASINLPDIIIDIEKASNGTGIVPAGVDSFGCFDVEKELDELRLKTCPADALEEMFREDETAAPVPVAPADVAAPPVEAPVAALELALTTDLLQSEADIIPAAAEPPATLDFDANNSSNSNESTFAKEYETFIHKIEGSESETEETNAQDDSEYREHAKRFKFYKRKRKNTEPQEQQQEPGEEQQLQEHPVTPVSPKPITLSPQKLLARRRRNRIKMLKILEFESPKLKYRHYFKALKLLRRRYASSRTREQRRTLMRRHLALRKERRLPPIKRLIRKYAEGSKRNEGAQLYNPPSLKGLSVSALNTKAFRSSLMQSSGRETVIKSGYALQKKAEEEIEDGELQTAEGEEENTIQSVDLLPNFKGFDDVENTNLSPQAKLRVEPEEAEEKVLAQSTVTEVTKAKEREIQAWLRNNSMEEEVEELPATEEPKAMPIVVAASPAPSSSSSSSTSSSSSSSSSSSEDDKDSSSSSSQEEDSSSSSSSSSSSTVAEAAETAEESDFNEMAALERELSQSQILEPAAKPAAAILEAQPLPEEEALAVATPMQEEISNNDIAKLKQILESDGEEQSTQRSQSRSPNETPTQSPIQSPSSSPNPFPFSCIVPKLSDLSKIALNSSLITRELELRPSGDPEESLPAFEPASEDRCLAAAREESPFEATESQFPEEAPNTETPVETPQSETPVEAPKSQQPAQVEEDSLPASEQPPTPRELSVEDALAEMYQQIGVASDPEDFEGDKDAEAEANANGQDMLLINLAEIFDTSSDLYVVQCDMNENILGVVASEQEEESAEQPDRSQEEALQLIQLLADPQPELIHHEEIIPDRQTAMRQRRREFLKYLHGKYAQSPIGRFHHAQRIVRKYRRRRGAVAGKQPESSFYQR encoded by the coding sequence ATGCAAGCGGCGATGGACACGGCCGCCATGGCCATTGCCGTGGGCGTTGGTGGATCCTCCAGCTCTGGcccagggagcagcagcagcagtgggagcagcagcagcagtggctaTGGCAGTGCCACGACCACGCCCACAACGCCGCTGGGCagcggtggtggaggaggaggacactATGAGGCCTCGCCCACATCCATGCCAATGGCAACGATAGCCACAGTGGCGCCGTTCTACAGCGAGGCACTCACCTCGCTGGAtgcacagcagcggcaacagcagcagcagcaacagcaacacctgcaacagcagcagcagcagcagaatcaatCTCACTTTTATCATCAGAACTATGGCTATGGGAATAGCCTGCCCTTGAGCGCGCCACTGGATGCGGCAGCCTACAATGCGTACAGTGGGGCATACAATGCGTACAGcagtggggcagcagccagcagcagcggcggcagcaacagctttCAGGGTGGGGCACGCTACGAGAAGTTGGCACCCAGCTCGGGCTCAAAGTACAGCGGGGGAAGTGCAGCCATCGggggagcaacagcaggaggagcagcaatgAAACCCCAGGCGGCAGCCACGCCCTTCTACGCGCAACCCTTGGGGCAGGCTGGGAGCAGTGCAagcggaggcggaggtggaggacCCTACATGATGAACACAAATCATCCGTATGATCCGTACAAGTACAAGATGCCCGCCCAAGCGGCAGCGCCACCACCGCAAACACATCAATCGATGGTGCAAGCGTCCAACCAGCCGACGGCAGCCGTGGGACAGCCACAATACGGACACGGACTGGCCATGAATcccagccagaagcagcagcagcagcagcagcagatgcaggtgcaacagcagcagcaacagttcaCGCAGCTGGAGGCCAACTATGCGGCCATCAAGCCGAACAGTCGCTACCAGAGCATGCCGCCGTCTCAGGTGCCGTATGGGACTCCGCCTGGTGCAACCTCCGCCTCGGGTGGCATGCCAGGCAATGCCACAGGCACGCCCTACTACGACAAGTACGGAGTGATGCCCATGCCGCCCATGTACCCTACGAACGGAGGACTGCCGCCAATGTACACGCCGCCCGAGCTGGTGGGGGAGTCGGCGTACCGCAagtcgggcagcagctgccactggaGCGTGGACTACAATGCGGCCAATTGTCGAACTCTGCCGCCAGTGGCTGCCGCACCCAGCAGCTCCTATCATCATCCGCATCCCGGGGGAGTgccaggcggaggaggagcaccacCAGGAGCGCTCCCGCCCAGCAATGAGATGTACTACGGCGCCGGAAAGTATGACAAGTATGGGAATCCTGTGGCGAATCCTTATGCCAGCAATCCGTATGCCACCAGCATGGGGCAGCCGCCGTATGGCGCAGCCGCGGCACGCAACATGTGGACGGAGACTCCCGCGCAGCCCAATCCCCGCCAGAATTGCTGCTCCCAGGCGGCATATCCGCAGCAGAGTTGCTACTATCCAAGAGGCAATGTGCCAgcagcccaacagcagcaacagcagccgcagtatCCGGTCAGTGGCGCCACAAAGCTGAAGCATCCGCTAACCTCTGACCTGTACGCGCCCTACGACCccgcaccaccacccacccagctGGGTTATGGCTATGGCACGAGCCAACAGGTGGgcggagccacagccagcaatATCAATCCCAATCAGCGATATGTGGCGCCACCGCTGAacatgggaatgggcatgggcatgggcatgggaatgagcatgggaatgggcatgggcatgggcatggccatggatCCCAGCATGAGCAGTGCAGGCGGCGGCAACTACTACAACGATCTCAATCTAAATCTAAACAGCCTGGAGAGCTATGTGCCACAGGTGCCGCCACagatgcagccacagcagacgCATCGCGGGCCCTACCAGGAGTACCGCAAGAGGTCTGCCCCAGCGCCGGCAGCAGGCAACTGCTATCTGGgacaacaggcaggcagtgcaGCGGGTCCACTCAATGGAGCACTCACCAACTTGGAGGCACATGTGGACAGCTATGTGGGCTACAATCTGCACGCCACAACCTCGAACTCCCACTACAGCATGGAGCCAGCGAAGACTTCCCCGCAAACGTGCAACATTCGGGATTTTTTGGCCACATGgaacgatgatgaggatgaggctgcCGCGGAACCACAGACCACAGCTGTGGCTTTGGTGGCGCCGACTGTGCCATCCAATTTCATGTACGAATCTCTGCCACCGAGTGGCCCACAGGCCACAGCTGTGCCGGTGGATCATCAGGCAGCGGCGAGCATCAACCTCCCAGACATCATTATAGACATTGAAAAGGCTTCGAATGGGACAGGCATCGTGCCCGCCGGTGTGGAttcctttggctgctttgATGTCGAGAAGGAGCTGGACGAGCTGCGGCTAAAGACTTGTCCCGCGGATGCACTGGAGGAGATGTTTCGCGAGGACGAGACAGCTGcgcctgttcctgttgctcctgctgatgtggctgctcctcctgtggaAGCTCCTGTGGCAGCTCTAGAGCTAGCTCTGACCACTGACCTGCTGCAGAGCGAAGCAGACATCATTCCTGCAGCGGCggagccaccagccacacTGGACTTTGACGCCAACAACAGCTCCAATTCGAATGAGTCAACCTTTGCCAAGGAGTACGAGACATTTATACACAAGATCGAGGGCAGTGAGAGCGAAACGGAGGAGACGAATGCCCAGGATGACAGCGAGTATCGCGAGCATGCGAAGCGTTTCAAGTTCTACAAGAGAAAGCGCAAAAACACggagccacaggagcagcagcaggaaccaggggaggagcagcagctgcaggagcatcCTGTAACTCCTGTAAGTCCCAAGCCAATCACACTCTCCCCACAGAAGCTGCTCGCCAGGCGTCGTCGCAATCGCATCAAGATGCTCAAGATACTGGAATTTGAGAGTCCCAAACTCAAGTACCGCCACTACTTCAAGGCGCTGAAACTGCTGCGCAGGCGCtacgccagcagcagaacgcgTGAGCAGCGCAGAACCCTCATGCGACGACACTTGGCACTGCGTAAGGAGCGTCGTTTGCCGCCCATTAAGCGATTGATCAGGAAGTACGCCGAGGGCTCAAAAAGGAACGAGGGAGCGCAGCTCTACAATCCGCCGAGCCTCAAGGGGCTGAGTGTTTCCGCTTTGAACACAAAAGCTTTTAGGAGCAGCCTGATGCAGTCCTCGGGTCGGGAGACGGTCATCAAGAGCGGCTACGCGCTGCAGAAGAAGGCTGAAGAGGAGATCGAGGATGGCGAACTACAGACAGCGGAGGGAGAGGAGGAGAACACCATTCAATCCGTCGATTTGTTGCCCAATTTCAAGGGCTTCGATGATGTCGAGAACACAAATCTGTCGCCGCAGGCCAAGCTGCGCGTGGAGccggaggaggcggaggagaaAGTGCTGGCACAGTCAACCGTGACGGAAGTAACCAAAGCCAAGGAGCGGGAGATTCAGGCGTGGCTCAGGAACAACAGCATGGAGGAGGAAGTGGaggagctgcctgccacagaAGAGCCCAAAGCGAtgccaattgttgttgctgcatctCCAGCGCCATCATCCTCTTCCTCGTCATCAACGTCGAGCTCGAGCTCCAGCTCTAGTTCCAGCTCGGAGGATGACAAGgattcaagcagcagcagcagccaagaggAGGACTCCTCatccagcagtagcagcagcagcagctccaccgtGGCCGAGGCCGCAGAGACCGCCGAGGAGAGCGACTTCAATGAGATGGCGGCACTGGAGAGGGAGCTCTCCCAGTCGCAGATTCTCGAACCAGCAGCAAAGCCAGCGGCAGCCATACTGGAGGCCCAGCCCCTGCCGGAGGAGGAAGCACTCGCCGTGGCAACGCCCATGCAGGAGGAGATATCCAACAATGATATTGCCAAGCTGAAGCAGATACTGGAGAGCGATGGCGAGGAGCAGTCCACACAGCGGAGTCAGTCTCGGTCCCCAAATGAAACACCAACCCAAAGTCCAATCCAAAGCCCTTCCTCATCCCCCAACCCATTCCCTTTCTCCTGCATCGTACCAAAGCTAAGTGACCTTAGTAAAATTGCCTTAAATAGTTCCTTAATAACTAGAGAATTAGAGTTAAGACCAAGCGGGGATCCAGAGGAATCCCTGCCAGCCTTTGAGCCGGCTTCAGAGGATAGATGCCTGGCAGCGGCACGAGAGGAGTCCCCTTTTGAAGCAACCGAATCACAGTTCCCTGAAGAAGCCCCCAACACAGAGACCCCTGTGGAAACCCCACAATCAGAGACCCCTGTGGAAGCACCCAAatcccagcagccagcacaggTGGAAGAGGATTCCCTGCCCGCTTCTGAGCAGCCTCCAACACCGCGTGAACTGAGCGTTGAGGATGCCCTGGCGGAGATGTATCAACAAATAGGCGTCGCCTCCGACCCAGAGGACTTTGAGGGCGACAAGGATGCGGAGGCAGAAGCGAATGCGAATGGACAGGACATGCTGCTGATCAATCTGGCAGAGATATTCGATACCAGCAGCGATCTGTATGTGGTGCAGTGTGACATGAACGAAAACATACTGGGAGTTGTGGCcagcgagcaggaggaggagagtgcGGAGCAGCCGGATCGCAGTCAGGAGGAGGCGCTGCAGCTCATACAACTGCTAGCCGATCCACAGCCCGAGCTGATACACCACGAGGAGATCATTCCCGACAGGCAGACGGCAATGCGGCAGCGACGTCGCGAGTTCTTGAAGTATTTGCATGGAAAGTACGCGCAGAGTCCCATAGGGAGGTTCCACCATGCTCAGCGTATAGTCAGGAAGTACAGGCGAAGGAGAGGGGCGGTAGCAGGAAAGCAGCCTGAGTCCAGCTTCTAccaaagatag
- the LOC117902475 gene encoding uncharacterized protein LOC117902475 isoform X2, whose translation MSPKYHHFEIALVYFLLLIPWPPTNVIKILCSRDNSRLVRKIVRSKWTPILDKHQVKLPLECPLHPFRDVFAPRQDAKQRDRPTQWTCRRCGKSFYQERHLDLHFDTRHKTIINEAMDSICLADFCDIMRCEVFETEDANSLKFGDHIVTDVEVWGDSLGQNSALAKANAAYLSLIPRTSTLGASRAAKVQNRQLLQDKPIQSSSSSSKEQQTPADPAGEDGSAARPKSAGEKLLNKLKELGLKRGGGGGDSTEPDAETKLNETEEEEEQSGDDAEASGQQDAAKMEEGSGSGNGVKARANCKPEELSKLKTRCELLLRSCIGGLLLSMSDQAFKEMEEEMNKAVCWYLTCDRYWEDGPLEPRAFPWGLIVILIFVLSTGICFCYYIIWILFDSEETTINANNHYAPGHGLGGMHSSSGSSSIYMPGAHHHYHVDYATRHDLDLDAGGIPGLTADQQLELEMEQQQREQQQQQQYYYQQQQQQQQAAAARDLYPEAVQYHRHSPRHYIADPRQVGQGQGQGQGQGTPTAGGVRQVVVSSSSNANTPLHHHPLQHQQHQQQQHQQQQHQQQQHPHLQHRHSTSLGYPQDILDRRDYTSSTGRPMATSVVSSASASGIGGEGQQRHYNTHPRPLETRHRHVGSSQQSLRASSSNQEIVQNEAGLGQNEHYIYVTYPPDLKKRYFDSYE comes from the exons ATGTCGCCTAAATATCATCATTTCGAG ATTGCACTGGTctactttctgctgctgatacCATGGCCGCCCACGAATGTCATCAAGATTTTGTGCTCGCGTGATAACAGCCGGCTGGTGCGCAAAATAGTGCGCTCCAAATGGACGCCCATATTGGATAAGCATCAG GTGAAGCTCCCTTTGGAGTGCCCGCTGCATCCGTTTCGGGATGTCTTTGCCCCGCGCCAAGATGCCAAGCAGCGTGATCGCCCCACCCAGTGGACGTGTCGTCGCTGTGGCAAGAGCTTCTATCAGGAGCGGCACTTGGATTTGCACTTTGACACACGCCACAAGACGATCATCAACGAGGCAATGGACTCCATTTGTCTGGCCGACTTCTGTGACATTATGCGCTGCGAGGTGTTCGAAACGGAGGATGCCAACAGCCTCAAGTTTGGGGATCACATTGTCACAGACGTTGAAGTCTGGGGCGATTCACTGGGCCAGAATTCCGCATTGGCCAAAGCGAATGCCGCATACTTGAGCTTAATACCAAG AACTTCCACATTGGGTGCCTCGCGTGCCGCCAAAGTACAAAACCGTCAATTACTCCAAGACAAGCCAATCCAGtcgtcgagcagcagcagcaaggagcagcaaacGCCGGCAG ATCCAGCAGGAGAGGATGGCTCAGCGGCCAGGCCCAAGTCCGCTGGTGAGAAGCTGCTGAATAAACTCAAGGAGCTGGGCCTCAagcgaggcggcggcggcggcgactccACTGAGCCTGACGCCGAAACAAAGCTAAACgaaacggaggaggaggaggagcaaagCGGTGACGATGCAGAGGCCAGTGGCCAGCAGGATGCAGCCAAAATGGAGGAGGGTTcaggcagcggcaatggcGTCAAGGCCAGAGCCAACTGCAAGCCCGAGGAGCTGAGCAAACTGAAGACTCGCTGCGAACTGCTGCTGAGGAGCTGCATAGGGGGATTGCTGCTGTCCATGTCCGATCAGGCCTTCAAGGAGATGGAAG AGGAGATGAACAAAGCCGTTTGCTGGTACCTCACCTGCGATCGTTATTGGGAGGATGGTCCCTTGGAGCCGCGTGCCTTCCCCTGGGGCCTCATTGTCATACTCATCTTTGTGCTATCGActggcatttgcttttgttattacATCATTTGGATACTCTTCGA CTCCGAAGAGACGACAATCAATGCCAACAATCACTACGCGCCGGGACACGGACTCGGCGGcatgcacagcagcagcggcagcagcagcatctacaTGCCCGGTGCCCACCATCATTACCATGTCGACTATGCGACGCGACACGACCTCGACCTGGACGCCGGCGGGATACCTGGTCTGACAGCggaccagcagctggagctggagatggagcagcagcaacgcgaacagcagcagcagcagcagtactactaccagcaacagcagcagcaacagcaagcggCAGCCGCTCGAGATTTGTACCCCGAAGCAGTGCAATATCATCGGCACAGTCCGCGTCACTACATCGCCGATCCGCGTCAAGTGGGTCAGGgtcagggacagggacagggacagggcacACCCACAGCCGGGGGCGTACGCCAAGTGGTGGTATCGTCCTCCTCCAACGCCAATACGCCACTGCACCATCATCCgctccagcatcagcagcatcagcagcaacagcatcaacagcagcagcatcagcagcaacagcatccgcATCTGCAGCATCGCCATTCGACGAGCCTGGGCTACCCACAGGACATTTTAGACCGACGCGACTATACAAGTAGCACTGGCAGACCCATGGCCACCAGTGTGGTGAGCAGTGCATCCGCCTCTGGCATCGGAGGTGAGGGCCAGCAGCGCCACTACAACACGCATCCACGTCCACTGGAGACGCGTCATCGGCATGTGGGCTCCTCGCAGCAATCGCTgcgcgcctcctcctccaaccAGGAGATTGTGCAGAATGAGGCGGGACTGGGACAGAATGAGCACTACATCTATGTCACGTATCCGCCGGATCTGAAGAAGCGCTACTTCGATAGCTACGAGTAG
- the LOC117902475 gene encoding uncharacterized protein LOC117902475 isoform X1, translating into MSPKYHHFEIALVYFLLLIPWPPTNVIKILCSRDNSRLVRKIVRSKWTPILDKHQVKLPLECPLHPFRDVFAPRQDAKQRDRPTQWTCRRCGKSFYQERHLDLHFDTRHKTIINEAMDSICLADFCDIMRCEVFETEDANSLKFGDHIVTDVEVWGDSLGQNSALAKANAAYLSLIPRTSTLGASRAAKVQNRQLLQDKPIQSSSSSSKEQQTPAVNPLRLDPAGEDGSAARPKSAGEKLLNKLKELGLKRGGGGGDSTEPDAETKLNETEEEEEQSGDDAEASGQQDAAKMEEGSGSGNGVKARANCKPEELSKLKTRCELLLRSCIGGLLLSMSDQAFKEMEEEMNKAVCWYLTCDRYWEDGPLEPRAFPWGLIVILIFVLSTGICFCYYIIWILFDSEETTINANNHYAPGHGLGGMHSSSGSSSIYMPGAHHHYHVDYATRHDLDLDAGGIPGLTADQQLELEMEQQQREQQQQQQYYYQQQQQQQQAAAARDLYPEAVQYHRHSPRHYIADPRQVGQGQGQGQGQGTPTAGGVRQVVVSSSSNANTPLHHHPLQHQQHQQQQHQQQQHQQQQHPHLQHRHSTSLGYPQDILDRRDYTSSTGRPMATSVVSSASASGIGGEGQQRHYNTHPRPLETRHRHVGSSQQSLRASSSNQEIVQNEAGLGQNEHYIYVTYPPDLKKRYFDSYE; encoded by the exons ATGTCGCCTAAATATCATCATTTCGAG ATTGCACTGGTctactttctgctgctgatacCATGGCCGCCCACGAATGTCATCAAGATTTTGTGCTCGCGTGATAACAGCCGGCTGGTGCGCAAAATAGTGCGCTCCAAATGGACGCCCATATTGGATAAGCATCAG GTGAAGCTCCCTTTGGAGTGCCCGCTGCATCCGTTTCGGGATGTCTTTGCCCCGCGCCAAGATGCCAAGCAGCGTGATCGCCCCACCCAGTGGACGTGTCGTCGCTGTGGCAAGAGCTTCTATCAGGAGCGGCACTTGGATTTGCACTTTGACACACGCCACAAGACGATCATCAACGAGGCAATGGACTCCATTTGTCTGGCCGACTTCTGTGACATTATGCGCTGCGAGGTGTTCGAAACGGAGGATGCCAACAGCCTCAAGTTTGGGGATCACATTGTCACAGACGTTGAAGTCTGGGGCGATTCACTGGGCCAGAATTCCGCATTGGCCAAAGCGAATGCCGCATACTTGAGCTTAATACCAAG AACTTCCACATTGGGTGCCTCGCGTGCCGCCAAAGTACAAAACCGTCAATTACTCCAAGACAAGCCAATCCAGtcgtcgagcagcagcagcaaggagcagcaaacGCCGGCAG TCAACCCTCTACGCTTAGATCCAGCAGGAGAGGATGGCTCAGCGGCCAGGCCCAAGTCCGCTGGTGAGAAGCTGCTGAATAAACTCAAGGAGCTGGGCCTCAagcgaggcggcggcggcggcgactccACTGAGCCTGACGCCGAAACAAAGCTAAACgaaacggaggaggaggaggagcaaagCGGTGACGATGCAGAGGCCAGTGGCCAGCAGGATGCAGCCAAAATGGAGGAGGGTTcaggcagcggcaatggcGTCAAGGCCAGAGCCAACTGCAAGCCCGAGGAGCTGAGCAAACTGAAGACTCGCTGCGAACTGCTGCTGAGGAGCTGCATAGGGGGATTGCTGCTGTCCATGTCCGATCAGGCCTTCAAGGAGATGGAAG AGGAGATGAACAAAGCCGTTTGCTGGTACCTCACCTGCGATCGTTATTGGGAGGATGGTCCCTTGGAGCCGCGTGCCTTCCCCTGGGGCCTCATTGTCATACTCATCTTTGTGCTATCGActggcatttgcttttgttattacATCATTTGGATACTCTTCGA CTCCGAAGAGACGACAATCAATGCCAACAATCACTACGCGCCGGGACACGGACTCGGCGGcatgcacagcagcagcggcagcagcagcatctacaTGCCCGGTGCCCACCATCATTACCATGTCGACTATGCGACGCGACACGACCTCGACCTGGACGCCGGCGGGATACCTGGTCTGACAGCggaccagcagctggagctggagatggagcagcagcaacgcgaacagcagcagcagcagcagtactactaccagcaacagcagcagcaacagcaagcggCAGCCGCTCGAGATTTGTACCCCGAAGCAGTGCAATATCATCGGCACAGTCCGCGTCACTACATCGCCGATCCGCGTCAAGTGGGTCAGGgtcagggacagggacagggacagggcacACCCACAGCCGGGGGCGTACGCCAAGTGGTGGTATCGTCCTCCTCCAACGCCAATACGCCACTGCACCATCATCCgctccagcatcagcagcatcagcagcaacagcatcaacagcagcagcatcagcagcaacagcatccgcATCTGCAGCATCGCCATTCGACGAGCCTGGGCTACCCACAGGACATTTTAGACCGACGCGACTATACAAGTAGCACTGGCAGACCCATGGCCACCAGTGTGGTGAGCAGTGCATCCGCCTCTGGCATCGGAGGTGAGGGCCAGCAGCGCCACTACAACACGCATCCACGTCCACTGGAGACGCGTCATCGGCATGTGGGCTCCTCGCAGCAATCGCTgcgcgcctcctcctccaaccAGGAGATTGTGCAGAATGAGGCGGGACTGGGACAGAATGAGCACTACATCTATGTCACGTATCCGCCGGATCTGAAGAAGCGCTACTTCGATAGCTACGAGTAG
- the LOC117902479 gene encoding dnaJ homolog shv yields MQLIKSLLLVQLAVLLVDVALAGRDFYKILNVQRNANTNEIKKAYRRLAKELHPDKNKDDPSASTKFQDLGAAYEVLSNADKRKTYDRCGEDCLKKEGMMDHGGDPFASFFGDFGFPFGNGDQHQQDTLRGADIVMSMYVSLEELYSGNFVEIVRNKPVMKPASGTRKCNCRQEMVTRNLGPGRFQMIQQTVCDECPNVKLVNEERTLEIEVEQGMVDGQETRFVAEGEPHIDGEPGDLLVRVQQMPHPRFQRKGDDLYTNVTISLQDALMGFSMDIKHLDGHLVSVMREKITWPGARIRKKGEGMPNFENNNLFGFLYITFDVEFPKKDLTEEDKEALKKILDQSSINRVYNGL; encoded by the exons ATGCAGCTAATCAAAAgcttgctgctggtgcagctggCTGTGCTCCTGGTGGACGTGGCACTCGCCGGACGGGACTTTTACAAAATTCTGAATGTGCAGCGCAATGCCAACACAAACGAAATTAAGAAGGCGTACCGCCggctggccaaggagctgcatCCGGATAAGAACAAGGACGATCCGAGTGCGTCGACCAAGTTCCAGGATCTGGGCGCCGCCTACGAGGTGCTATCGAACGCCGACAAGCGGAAGACCTACGACCGCTGCGGCGAGGACTGCCTGAAGAAGGAGGGCATGATGGACCATGGCGGCGATCCGTTTGCCAGCTTCTTCGGTGACTTTGGCTTCCCCTTTGGTAATGGAgatcagcaccagcaggatACGCTACGTGGGGCGGACATCGTGATGAGCATGTACGTGTCGCTGGAGGAGCTCTACTCGGGCAACTTTGTGGAGATTGTGCGGAACAAGCCGGTGATGAAGCCCGCCTCGGGCACACGCAAGTGCAATTGCCGACAGGAGATGGTCACCCGGAACCTGGGCCCTGGCCGCTTCCAAATGATCCAACAGACCGTCTGCGACGAGTGCCCCAACGTGAAGCTGGTCAACGAGGAGCGCACGCTCGAGATTGAGGTGGAGCAGGGCATGGTCGATGGCCAGGAGACGCGTTTCGTGGCCGAGGGAGAGCCCCACATTGATGGCGAGCCTGGAGACCTGCTGGTGCGTGTGCAGCAGATGCCCCATCCGCGATTCCAGCGCAAGGGCGACGATCTGTACACGAATGTGACCATCAGTCTGCAGGATGCCCTCATGGGCTTCAGCATGGACATCAAGCACTTGGACGGCCACCTGGTGTCGGTGATGCGCGAGAAGATAACGTGGCCGGGAGCACGCATCCGCAAGAAGGGCGAGGGCATGCCCAACTTTGAGAACAACAATCTGTTTGGCTTTCTGTACATCACCTTCGATGTGGAGTTCCCCAAGAAGGATCTGACGGAAGAGGACAAGGAAG CGCTCAAGAAAATACTCGACCAATCGTCCATCAATCGCGTCTACAATGGGCTGTGA